One segment of Coffea arabica cultivar ET-39 chromosome 7c, Coffea Arabica ET-39 HiFi, whole genome shotgun sequence DNA contains the following:
- the LOC113699913 gene encoding putative late blight resistance protein homolog R1A-10, with translation MEARTRLGLGGQAELLTHAVGSGDLKAAANKRSNLDYDYQHSYHISSGNSTCCFDLAFDCLVEFAYLAELEVSHYIRPSIGRFIKYLRINVRLLKTLFLHVNKCWKRNHEALSEHDQEDKGNITSESLRCSSICFRIQDVIIKMIHDLQSAYLLYKHSGESDLDILHSALTRSLENILLFLETDIKKSCSIIFFNYYSPEDPRLAMDLIQSLLETLECQLFGRHMEPIRRKLMPLRNLIGFAIVRRVEREQLIDLLNHVAVVAAHLISVCQFDSDRLTATSVRVDTINQMAFEIHQMIHKKINPLDPQAREIYIHVLAASKKQSRSLNALVLEENEHSVVVEFVNSLLDYLMVILGSYASFQVLVKGQMQKLYQGIKYLSILLKREETLGDKIKDLIGVVVCDAGILIFSLSVNEIKEGLPKNTKIGLFHLHRVLKYLMAEVAHNYPLTSPCSSLNYPRCNELGCMDFFLENLKELGKSNEADDSNVFLLDRFQMVLEDLIFLRSFLENIKDQRYHNGKLQAFWSHIKAREIQNGQTQRVNKTSIQIPTQLTAATHNEDLVDLDDAVETITHRLTRGSKQLDVVPIVGMPGLGKTTLATKVYTAPSVRSHFHVCGWCVVSQTYSTRILLVQLLCSIFSKSPDEFLKMGENALTLQLKQVLLRTRYLLVLDDLWDVEAWNLLEKLLPNDVNGSRILFTSRFQNLSLQSKPDIKPYHLRQLTAEESWALLQKKLFDKESCPPTLSEVGSQIAKSCRGLPLTIVLAAGILANTAQDCWEDVAKCLSSSVLDNEYCMKTLELSYGHLPDYLKPCLLYFGSFKEDEVINVRRLLWRWISEGFVQQTEGKSLEEVAYDHLMSLINRSLVLVSRQRTRGGVQACQIHDLVHEFCVEKANEESFLHIIDSQKDPFSLTGPSNHHRVYVHNTRELKIWELMLIFPNLRSLLLFGDNYWEPKEEDLGILLPKLLRVLDLGDLKFYESFPMEVLLLVRLRHLALCKTRSIPSAIDNLSRLETLTVNGPYLEIVLPDTIWNIKTLSNLSIEPHGTKNYTHGFIFRVGNLEVYPDLDHLNTLNLAIDSSSKSLQKLLTKLPSIRRLKCAGRLNPCKATKNCDEILQFDCLSQLESLRLIRLRGYGFKFPLNLKKLVLSWMSQPWTEISKIGKLPNLEVLKLLNYSFDGEEWVVKGSSLTSESWNC, from the exons ATGGAGGCAAGAACGAGACTTGGACTTGGAGGCCAAGCTGAGCTTCTTACTCATGCTGTGGGTTCTGGGGATTTGAAGGCCGCGGCCAACAAGAGGAGTAATTTGGATT ATGATTACCAGCACTCGTATCACATCTCCTCCGGCAATAGCACTTGTTGCTTTGATCTTGCTTTTGATTGTCTTGTCGAGTTTGCTTATCTTGCTGAGCTTGAGGTGTCCCACTATATCCGTCCCAGCATTGGCAGATTCATCAAGTACCTGAGGATAAATGTAAGACTATTGAAAACCCTTTTCCTGCATGTCAATAAGTGTTGGAAGAGGAACCATGAAGCGCTTTCAGAGCATGATCAAGAGGACAAGGGTAATATTACATCTGAAAGTTTGAGATGTAGTAGCATTTGCTTCAGAATTCAAGATGTGATAATCAAGATGATTCATGATCTTCAGTCTGCTTATCTTCTATACAAACATTCTGGTGAGTCAGATCTTGACATCCTACATAGTGCGCTAACCAGATCCCTAGAAAACATCCTATTGTTTCTTGAGACAGATATCAAGAAATCATGCTCCATCATCTTCTTCAACTATTACTCACCGGAAGATCCACGACTAGCTATGGATCTTATTCAGTCCCTTTTAGAGACTTTGGAGTGTCAGTTATTTGGACGTCACATGGAACCCATTAGACGGAAGCTAATGCCCTTAAGGAATCTCATTGGCTTTGCTATAGTGCGACGTGTTGAGCGTGAGCAATTGATAGATCTCTTGAATCACGTTGCAGTTGTGGCTGCACACCTGATTTCTGTATGTCAGTTTGACAGCGATAGACTGACTGCAACTTCTGTACGTGTTGATACAATCAATCAAATGGCCTTTGAAATACATCAGATGATACACAAGAAGATAAATCCCCTTGATCCCCAAGCCCGAGAAATTTATATCCATGTCCTGGCAGCCTCAAAGAAACAATCAAGATCATTAAACGCTTTAGTCCTTGAGGAGAATGAGCATTCAGTGGTTGTCGAGTTTGTTAATTCTCTCCTGGATTATCTTATGGTTATACTAGGATCTTATGCTAGCTTTCAGGTTCTAGTGAAGGGTCAAATGCAAAAACTCTACCAGGGAATAAAGTATCTGAGTATCCTTCTTAAACGGGAGGAGACACTAGGTGATAAAATAAAGGATCTTATTGGAGTTGTAGTCTGTGATGCAGGAATTTTGATCTTCTCCCTTTCTGTCAATGAAATCAAAGAAGGGTTGCCCAAGAACACAAAAATTGGGCTGTTTCATTTGCACAGAGTTCTCAAGTATTTGATGGCAGAGGTTGCACACAATTATCCACTAACATCACCATGTTCATCACTTAATTATCCTAGATGCAATGAGTTGGGCTGTATGGATTTTTTCCTAGAAAATCTCAAGGAGCTAGGAAAGAGTAATGAGGCTGATGATTCAAATGTTTTCCTATTGGATAGATTCCAAATGGTCCTGGAAGATCTCATATTCTTGAGATCTTTCCTGGAGAATATCAAGGATCAGCGCTATCATAATGGAAAACTTCAAGCTTTCTGGAGTCAT ATTAAGGCCCGGGAGATTCAAAATGGTCAAACCCAGAGAGTTAACAAGACTTCCATTCAGATACCAACACAACTTACTGCCGCGACACACAATGAAGATCTGGTGGACCTTGATGATGCGGTGGAAACTATCACTCATCGACTTACGAGAGGATCAAAGCAGTTGGATGTTGTTCCCATCGTGGGAATGCCTGGGCTAGGCAAGACCACATTAGCCACTAAAGTTTATACTGCTCCTTCAGTTAGGTCACATTTCCATGTTTGTGGCTGGTGTGTTGTTTCTCAAACATATAGCACTCGCATATTATTAGTTCAGCTTTTGTGTAGTATTTTTTCAAAGAGCCCTGATGAATTTCTTAAGATGGGTGAAAATGCTTTAACTCTGCAGCTAAAGCAAGTTTTACTGAGAACTAGGTATCTCCTTGTTTTGGACGACTTGTGGGACGTTGAGGCATGgaatttgttggaaaaattgttgCCGAATGATGTCAATGGAAGCAGGATTCTCTTCACCAGCAGATTTCAGAACTTGTCTCTACAATCCAAACCTGATATCAAACCTTACCATCTCCGCCAACTTACTGCTGAAGAGAGTTGGGCATTGCTGCAGAAAAAGTTATTTGACAAAGAAAGTTGTCCTCCAACACTAAGTGAAGTTGGATCTCAAATAGCAAAATCTTGTAGAGGCTTACCCCTCACAATTGTCCTTGCTGCTGGAATTCTTGCTAATACTGCACAAGATTGTTGGGAAGATGTTGCAAAATGTCTGAGTTCTAGTGTCCTTGACAATGAATACTGCATGAAGACACTTGAGTTGAGTTATGGCCATTTACCAGATTATTTGAAGCCATGCCTTCTATACTTTGGTTCATTTAAAGAAGATGAGGTTATTAATGTTCGAAGGTTGTTATGGCGTTGGATCTCTGAAGGATTTGTGCAGCAGACTGAAGGAAAGAGTTTAGAAGAAGTGGCTTACGACCACTTGATGTCTCTAATTAATAGAAGTTTAGTTCTGGTTTCCAGACAAAGAACTAGGGGTGGTGTTCAAGCTTGCCAAATTCATGATTTGGTACACGAGTTTTGTGTGGAAAAAGCCAACGAAGAAAGTTTTCTGCATATCATTGATAGTCAGAAAGACCCTTTTAGTCTTACTGGACCAAGCAACCACCACCGAGTTTATGTTCACAATACCAGGGAATTGAAGATTTGGGAGTTAATGCTAATTTTTCCCAATTTGCGCTCTTTGCTCTTGTTTGGAGATAATTATTGGGAACCAAAAGAGGAGGATTTGGGGATTTTGTTGCCTAAACTTCTTAGAGTGCTGGATTTGGGGGATTTGAAATTTTATGAATCATTTCCGATGGAAGTTTTATTGCTTGTTCGCTTGAGACATCTGGCGCTTTGTAAAACAAGATCCATCCCATCTGCCATAGACAACCTCTCAAGGTTAGAAACTCTTACCGTAAATGGGCCGTATCTTGAGATTGTGCTGCCGGATACTATATGGAACATTAAGACCTTGAGTAATCTAAGTATTGAGCCACATGGGACTAAAAATTATACTCATGGTTTTATTTTTCGAGTTGGAAATCTTGAAGTATACCCAGATTTAGATCATTTAAATACTTTAAACCTTGCAATTGATTCCTCTTCTAAAAGCTTGCAAAAGCTACTGACAAAGTTACCAAGCATCCGCAGGCTAAAATGTGCAGGACGGTTAAACCCATGTAAAGCTACCAAAAATTGCGATGAGATTCTTCAGTTTGACTGTTTGAGTCAACTAGAATCACTACGTTTGATTCGTCTTAGGGGATATGGATTTAAATTCCCGctgaatttgaagaagttggtGCTCTCATGGATGAGTCAACCATGGactgaaatttcaaaaattggAAAGCTGCCCAATCTTGAAGTGCTTAAATTACTCAATTACTCCTTTGATGGGGAAGAATGGGTAGTGAAAGGGAGTTCCCTAACCTCCGAGTCTTGGAATTGCTAA